CATGGTTTTGCGCAAACATCTGGAGGGCGCCACACTTACGGAAATTGCAGCACGCTATGGTGATAAATGGGTCACCGCCACATTTCAGCGCATTGAAGCCCAAGGAAAAATTGTCTCTAAAAAGCTCGAATTAGAACTGATTCCGAATGCACCAAATCTGGTATTAACTGTTGACGGACAAGTTATCGATGCGTTACATCGCAAACCCTCTTCGCGCCGTGATCTCGCTCCCGGTCAAACCTATAGTGAACCGCCGCACAGCGAAAAAATATTCTGGCTCGAATTGACACCACAGGAAATATTGAACTTAATCGGCGAATTACCACAGGAGCTCACTCTTACACAAGCACTTGCCACTTATTTTAACGGTTTTTCTCGTCCGTTAACCAGGCTGTTAAACACACGCTTACAACTCGTTCCGGAAATGACGTTGGCAGAGCTTTCCTCTGCGTCAAAAAAAGAGTTGATGACATGCTTGGCAACATTGCAGAAACTTTTCATGACGCAATCTAACGTATATTTTTATAAACACGGCCGCGAAGCGTGGCTGTCTCCTTTCCTATTTTGGGAATGGCAGATGGATAAAGTCGCAGAATTCTCTGATCCTAATCAGGCGTTTGCTTCTGCAGAACTTTTTTCGCAATACGAAGAACGCATCCAGCGCCTGCGCCAACGTATTCGCTCTATGCAAAAAAAGGAACGCACTAAGCAACAAAAAATCCGCCGGGAAATGGCGGAAACGGATCGTCTTGAAACTGACAAATTATACGGTGATCTTTTGTCTATTCATGCGTATTTACCACATGAATATCGCACAAAAATTACACTTCCCAATTTGCTTTCTGATCAGCAGGAAGATGTTACCATACCTCTGCGCGCGGAATGGTCGCTGGCGGAAAATGCGCAACTTTATTACAAGCGGTATAATCGTTTGAAAAAAAGAAAAACACAGGCTTTGCCTTTTTTGAAAAAATCGGAGCAGAATCTCCGGTATTTAGATTCCCTTGCGTATTTTCTTGAGGAGTCTTTGCAAGCACCGGAACTGACCGATTTAGAAAACGAATTGGATGCCTTGCGGCCTAAAAAGCAAAAGAATCACAATCATCGCTCATTAAGCACAAAATCGCAACCGCTGTCACTGAACTACGACGGCTACCGCATTGAGATCGGACGCAACAATGTGCAAAATGAAACCTTGACTCTTAAAACGGCAGGTCCTGATGACCTTTGGCTCCATGCCAAAGAAATTCCGGGTTCCCACGTTATCATCTTTGCCAATCCCGGTGAGTCCTTCACCGAGGAGGTCATTACCTATGCGGCGCAACTGGCTGCGTACTACAGCAAAGCCAAAACAGCCCCGAAGGTCGAAGTAGATTATACCTTTCGTAAATACATCAAAAAGCCACAAGGCACGCCACCCGGATTTGTGCATTATACTCACCAAAAAACGTTGCTTGTCCCACCGCAAAAAGAAAGTTAAAGAACCGTATCAATCGGTTCTTTTTTTGTAAATTCATTTTGTCCTATCGCGAAGACTTTATCAACTCTAAGAACCAATTCCTTGCTACTCGTAAAAAGTTTATATCCTTAATAATTATTTTTTTGAGCATATTACAACACGCATTATGCCATTGTGTATTCATGATACGTGCTGATGTCACCCAAAATCGTTTCTATTAAGAACTTCGGCTACGATTTTTGATTCGCAGCATATTTATTCGTGCCATTTGGCGCAACAAAAAAACCGATTCGCATGAATCGGTTTTTTTCTTAATAAATCTTATGACCAAAAATTGGTGCCGAGGACCGGAATCGAACCGGTACGAATCTCTCGATTCGACGGATTTTAAGTCCGTTGCGTCTGCCTGTTCCGCCACCCCGGCAAATGTGGAGGCGGCACCCAGAATCGAACTGGGGATAAAGGTTTTGCAGACCTCTGCCTTACCGCTTGGCTATGCCGCCACAATGGAGCGGGAAACGAGATTCGAACTCGCGACCCTCGCCTTGGCAAGGCGATGCTCTACCACTGAGCTATTCCCGCATGATGGTGCCTCAGGGCAGAATCGAACTGCCGACACGAGGATTTTCAGTCCTCTGCTCTACCGACTGAGCTACCGAGGCAAATAAAAAAGAAAAATGGCGACCCGGATCGGATTTGAACCGACGATCTCCGCCGTGACAGGGCGGCATGTTAACCACTACACCACCGGGCCGCAAGACTTACTTTGATAGTATATCGGTTTTCCTGTACAGTGTCAAGATTTCATTACAAGTAGCGTCGCTTTTTTGCATTCTGTAAACGCTTTTTATCTTTGCGCAAAAAGTTCGACCAAAAGCCGGGATGCAACATGACCAGCAATGTCAACAACTCCAAACGTCCCAACAACATGTCGACAATAAATACGACCTTGGCCCAGGGATGTGCCAATGCATATGAACCGGTCGGTCCTAAATGGCCGAACGCCAAGCCGACATTACCCAATGTGCTGGCAACCCCCGTCAGAGATTCCATAATCGGCATGCCAGTCAAGGTTACCAATAATGTCGATGTAAACAAAATCAAAATGTACAAGATGAAGAAAATAAGAGTTACCATAACTTTTTTGTTCGGTACCGCCTCCCCATTATATTTGACTACTTTCACCATACCCGGATGAATCATTTGCTGCAAATAGGCCCAAATGGCTTTACCGATATAAATGTAGCGAATCACTTTGACGCTGCCGGTCGTGGAGCCTGAACAGCCACCAATAAACATGGCAATAAATAAAATGGTTTTGGCAAACGGGGGCCAAAGATCATAATCAGCTACTGCAAACCCTGAGCCGGTTTGCATGGATGTCATGGTGAAGAATCCATCCATTAAACTCTCTAAAATCGTAGTATTTTGCTTGAAAAAGAGTGTGCTCGCAATAACTAACGCGCCTACACACAAAATGGAAATATACACTCGAAATTCGGTATCTTTAAAAATGAGGCGAAACCCTTTTTTCCACCCTAAATAATACAGACCGTAGTTACCGCCGGAAAGAACCATAAATAAAATAAAAATTGCCTGAATGACATAATTTTCTTCATAAATAAACGTTCCGGCGCTGCGAGCCGCAAAGCCGCCGGTTGCAATAATTGACATAGCATAATTCAGCGCTTCAAAAATCGGCATTCCTGCCAAACATAAGAGCCCAAACAATACGGCCGAAAAAAGGCAATAGATTCCCCACAGCGTGATGGCGTATTTGCGAATGCGCGGCATAATTTGACCATAGCCGTTAATCGCTGCTTCGGCATTAAAAAGGTTCGCTGCCTCCGGCCCTAAGCTGCGCAGAAACGCGAGCAAAAGAATAATGATCCCCATACCGCCAAACCAGTGTGTCATACTGCGATACAACAGTAACGGACGTGGCATCCCGTCGACGTCCAAAATAACGGTAGCACCGGTCGCCGTATAGCCGGAAACCGATTCAAAAAGCGCATCCACGAAACTGGGAAGTTCATTCCACATGTAGTAGGGCAGTGCGCCCACCAAGGAGGCTAAAATCCAAGTAAACGAAACCAGTACGAACCCTTGACTAAGTGAAATGGATGTGATTTTTTGACCGTTGCGGTCAATCAATATTCCCAATGCCAATGTAATTAAAGCACTAAAGAAAAGCGGCCAAATCCACTCGTTAATACAAATGCCATAGAAAAAAGGCACCAGCATAACAAGGGAAAACACCATAACCACTTTCCCTAACAAGGCACAAACGGCTTTCATCTTTTTATTCATACTATGCTTCCATATACGAAATTACCGCATCACTATATTCCGGCAGTGTAAATAGTACAATTTGATCGCCCGGCTCACACACCGTACGTCCATTTGGTACTATCGTTTCCTCACCGCGAACAATAGCTGCCAGTAAGGTTGTCCCCGGCAAATTAATTTCCGCCAACGGACGATGCACAAGAGGATTTTGCTCGGTTACTTTCAATTCCAAAGCCACCGCCTTCGAGTCCTCAAAACTACTGATGGAAAGCACTTCCCCTTTGCGAATCTGTCGTAAAATTTCGTTCGAAGTCAGTAAACGCGGCGAAAATACGATATCGATCCCCACTTGTTCCATCAAGTCTATGTATTCCGGTCGTCCGACACGTACAAGAGTTCGTTGGACACCAAAATGACGTGCCATTAATGCGACGAGTAAATTGAGTTTATCATCATCGGTCAAACAAACAATCGCATCATAATCGCCCACTTCCTCGTCACGCAAAAGATCGACATCAGTGCCGTCACCATTAATGACGATCACGTTGTCGGTTTCCGCTGAAAGGAGTTCGCAACGCTCATAATCTTTTTCGATAACTTTGACATGGTAATTGGCTTTTTCTAAAAGAATAGCCAAATTACGACCAACCAGTCCAGCACCCACCAGCAAAACATTTTGAATCCGTGTACGGGTCGTAGAGAGTTCTTCTTCAAGTCCTTCAATCGCTTGACGTTCGCCGAGAAAGAATACATTATCAAGCATTTGAAGCGTATCATCCCCGTTTGGAATGATCATACGTCCATGTCGGAAAATGCCGACGATCAGAACTTTGTCGGGAATTTCCAAATCACGAATCCGTTGTCCCAACATGTCTTCATTATCACGTGCTTTAATTTCCAAGAGTCGGACTTTGCCATTCGCAAAGTTTTCAACATCCAAGGCATTCGGCATCTTGATAATCTGCATTACTTCATTGGCTGTAACCATTTCTGTGTTAATAATGAGGTTCAAACCGAGCGATGCTAACGCCGGATTATTATTTTGCAAGATGTATTCTTTGGCACGGACACGCGCAATGGTTTGCGTCGCCCCCAACTGCTTGGCAATGTAGCAGGATAAAAGATTTACTTCGTCACGATCAGTCACAGCGACGAAAAGTTCCGTATCTTCCATGCCGATGTCCATAAGCAGACCGGGATTGGCTCCGTTACCTACCATCAGCATAGCTTCCAGATAGCTGCGAATCAAATCAATCCGCTCGGAATTTTCATCTATCAGGATGACATCATGATCTTCTTCCGATAAGCGCTGGGCAAGCGTGTATCCTACTTTGCCGGCACCGATAATCACAATCTTCATAATTCTACTCCACTAATCGTGTCTGCACATTGTCTTGGGTAATTTTTTCTTGTTTCATTAAATGCCCAAGTGCGCGTTTGAACGCACTTTTACTGAGGTTAAATTGACGACGAATGACCGTTGGATCGCTTTTGTCTGTATACGGCATTACACCGCCACGTGCTTCCAAATAAGCAAGGATCGTGGCTGCATCCGTGGCTATTGCGGTTTCTTTTTGTGCACGTAGCGATGCATTCAAACGACCGTCCGCGCGCACGAATGTAACCCGTGCCTTGACCATTTCTCCTACCAAAATCGTATGATCCCATTCATCACGATGAACAAAAACCAAATATTTTTGCGGCGTGATTCCCAATGCTCCGTCTGCGGTAATATTATAAATCGCCGCCGTTACTTCATCGCCACGCTCAATGCCCTCACTGGGTTTGGCAATGGATTGCATGGCTAAACCTACATCCATGCTCACCGCCAGTCGGCCGGATTTATCTTCGTAAAGACGGACCCAAACGCGATCACCTTCGTGAAGATTCCCTTTCATTTCGGCAAATGGTAAAAAGATACCGCGCTCAGTCCCTAAGTCAACGAAGGCACCAAAGCGTGTGCGTTGAATTACTTCAGCATATGCAATTTGCCCCGGTTGAATACGCGGTAAACGCATGCTCGCTGTCAATCTGCCTTTGGGATCATGGTACAGAAAAACATCCACAAGATCTCCCGTTTCGACCGATGTGGTTTGTTGATCATGATGCAGCAGAATATCATCCGAAGTATTTCCGGTGCCGGCATCCAAAAAGGCTCCCATTTCACCGGTACGTGCGACCCTAAGAGTGACAAGCGTATTTTCTTTTAACGTTACGTTATTGGTCGCCGCTGATTTGCTGTTCAATTTTGGCGTCTCCCCACATTGTGTCCAAGTCATAGTAAGTGCGTTCTTCCGGCACAAAGATATGGACGATAAGCGATCCGAAGTCCTGCAAAATCCAGGTTCCCTCACGGTATCCGTTTTCTCGTAAAAGCTCTACATTATTATCTGCTAACAGCTTAGTCACTTCGTCAGCCAATGCCTGTGAATGCTTTTTGTTTCCTGCATTCACCAAAATAAAATAATCCGCCAGCGTAGTAATACCGTCCATATTTAAAACTTTGATCTGTTTACCTTTTTTACTTTCCAATAAGGATACAACCTGTTCCGTTAGCTGCTTAATTTCCATATTTTCCCCTTCCTAATTTGCCATATTCGTAGTCAAGGTCTTACCAATCAACGTTTGACTACCGATCGGATCTATTTGCCAGTAATGAACTTCTCCAGCCGTTTGCGACTCCCCCGGTACGATGTAAAAAGCAACATTTTCAGGTGGTATTTTCGTCAATTCATATACCAGTTTCGCTCCGTCGCCTGCTGAAATATTACTCGTAAAATGATCCCACCCAAAATATGTATACATGTAGTTTACCCAACTATATTGTTTTTGCAGTTGTGAAAGATATGCTTTCAAAAATCGTTGTTGACGTTGAACACGCCCCAGTTCATCAGCAATAGAGTCGCGATACCGTAAGTAAGCAATCGCTTGATTACCGTCAAGCTCCTGGTAACCTTGTGCTAAACGAATAGGTGTGGTCATGCCATCGTCGTATTCCATGTTTTTTTCTACATACAGTGACACTGGACCACGCGTATCAAGCCAAGATGCAAAGTGCGATTCGTCAACTACCACATAGTAAGGAATAAAAATCTGAAATGAGCGCTCTACCTGCTCTTTTAATGCAACGATCCCGCCAACCCTATACGAATCCTTTAAAAGCGGCACGTGTCCGTCTTCGGTCGGTGATCCCATATTTGGCAAAAGTGAAATCGCAGCTGCTGTTTGTTTTTGAAAGTTAACGGCAATAAGCATAATGGTATCAGCTGTTTGCGGCTCACTTTGATCAATTCCCGTTGCCAAGATATAAATCGGTGTATCTGCCGTTCCCTGTACCAATTCTTTGGTGCCGTTGTCATGTGTTTTTTGTTGTACGAACCAATATACAGTACCGATCAAAAGCAAAAAGCACAACAACATGACTATCCATTTTAACCGTGAAAGCCAGCCTCTGCGTTTCTTACGTCGCCGTTTCGGCATCTTTATTCTTTCGTCATTCATGCTTGCTGCGTTTCCCTTATTAAATAATTACGCACATCTACTGTCGGCACATAAATTTCCTGCCCCAAATTCAATAGATGACGAATAGTCGAATCAATGCCGGCCAAGGCAGCTTTGTGCAAATCGGTTTTGGCGAGGGCACGGATCTGTTCCACACCGCTATATTCACGCATCGGCTCAATATAATCGGCTACAAATATAAGTAATTCAAGACGGCTCATTGCCACCCGTCCCGTAGTATGATACGCAATAGCGGCAAGTTCTACAGGGTCCGTAAAACCGAAGTTATTTTGAGCGTATACAGCCCCGGCAAGGCCGTGCAACAAACTGCGCATATGCCACATCATCGGCGAAATTTGTTGCTTTTGATCCGCCAACAACTCATGCATTTCTGTAAGTGACATTTCTTTCGCACAATCATGAACCAAGCCACAGCGCTCCGCCTGTTCGGGATCGCCGCCAAATTGTTGCGCCAAAACACTTGCCGTATGAGCAACTCCCAGTGAGTGACAATATCGCTTTTCGGAAAGCAATTCTTTCATTTTTTTGCGAAGTTCTTTGGTAGAAACAGTTTTAACAGTCATAAACTCTCTTTTCTGTCAGCCGGCAACGTACAGCGTCCGGTATTAAATAACGTACGGACTGCCCTGTGCAAAGACGCCTGCGCAAATCTGTCGCGGAGATTTCCAATTGTGGCGTTGCCAAATAATGGATACGCGTTTGCGCCAAATCCCCAAAGCGTTCGGTAAGATGCTCCCGGTTGACCTGGTAATGAGGCCGCAACGCGCTCACAAAATGGCATAATTCAATCAATTCATCTATGTACTTCCAAGTCGGCAATTGTTCCAGTGTATCCGTACCAACAATAAAATAGAATTCCGTACCGGAAGGATATTGCGTGTGAAAATATCGCAATGTATCTACCGTATAAGACAGTCCTTCCCGCTGTAACTCGACATCAGAAATGGCAAAATGCGGGTTATCTGCGATCGCCAAGCGCACCATCTCATATCGAAATTCATCCGGTGCGACATCTAAATTTTGTTGTTTATGCGGTGGATGCGAAGCCGGAACAAATACCACTTTGTCCAAATCATATTCTTGCCAGGCCGCTTCCGCTATTACCAGATGGCCAAGGTGAATGGGATTAAATGTCCCACCGAAAATTCCAATTCGTTGCGGCATTGTCATAAGCTATCTTCCTATCCCGAGAATTACGATCAACAGTACCAAAAAAACTATGAGTAGTATGTATTCTTTTGCATCATGACGACCTTTTTCAGTTTTGAAATGGTACTTCCAGCAAATTTTCCATTTGTGTAACATCATCGTCTTATTTGTCCTGTACTGAAAAGACAATACTTGTATGTGCTAAAGCTTGCAACCCCATAGGACTGCGTGTATGCAATGTTTGTGTACTGCTCCCAATCTCCGCCCCTAGATCAAATTCAAAATCGTCAGCAAAACGAGTGTAAACATTAGCATACACTACCGCACGTTTACAGGCTGGAAAGTCGCTGTTCACGACTCCGGCAACTCAATCTTAGAATCTTTTTCTTTCGCGCGAAAAAATACACCTATACCGCCGATCTGTTGTACTGTTTCAGCATGCAACACAGATGCTAACGTATTCATTGTGGCATCTTTTTCCGCCGGTGAATTCTGATGAATTTTAACTTTGATTAATTCGCGCTTGGTAATGGCCTTGCGCGCACTCTCGATCACTGTATCTTCTAAACCGTTTTTGCCGATTTGCACCACCGGATCCATATTCATCGCCAATTTTTGTAAAAACTTCTTCTGTCGATTTGTTAACATAATTACTCCTCAAAGGTAAATTCGACTTCTCCGATGCGAACTGTATCGCCTTGTTTCACACCCTGCTCACGCAAAAATTCATCAAGTTCCATATAGCGCCAAATTTTTTGAAAACGAAGAACGGAATAATCGTCATCAAAGTTTGTCATGCCAACCAGTCGTTTGATCCGACGGCCATGTAATTCATAAGCGGCATCATCGCCACGCGTCAACGTAAAATCCGGTTGCGGCGTTTCATCATATATCGCTTCATCAATGACAGCCGGCTCTTCCTGCGATTCCATTGCTACCTCTTGCAAAACCTCCCAGGTCCGCTGCAGCAGTGCGGGAATCCCTTCACCGGTCACAGTGGAAATGGGAAAGACTTCTCGCCCTTTTTCTGTTTGTATTTTAGTAAACGTCCTCAGCGCCTCAATATCAGACAAAACATCTATTTTATTCGCAACAATTAATTGGCGCTTCTGTGGCAACAGGTCACTATACAATGCCAGTTCGGTGTTGATAATTTCAACATCTTCCAATGGATCTCGCCCTTCGGAACCGGTGACATCCACCATGTGCAACAACACTTTACTGCGCTCCACGTGACGTAAGAACTGATGTCCTAAGCCGACACCTTTACTGGCACCTTCGATGAGGCCGGGGATATCTGCCATCACGAATTGTCTCTCTTCGTCCAAACGGACTACACCTAAACTCGGCGTAAGTGTAGTAAACGGATACGCAGCCACTTCCGGTTTAGCGGCGGATACTTTGCGAATCAGCGAAGATTTGCCTACGCTCGGATACCCGATAATTCCCACATCGGCTAACACTTTTAATTCCAAGCGTAACCAACGTTCCTGCCCCGGCTCCCCCTGCTCCGCAAATTTCGGTGCCCGATTGGCACTGGTGGCAAAGCGCGCATTTCCGCGGCCACCGCGACCGCCTTTAAGTGCAACATACTCTTCGCCGTCCGCTACTAAGTCGGCCAGTAACTTGTCACTCTCATCATCATACACAGATGTTCCCAAGGGAACATCAATGTATAAATCATTGGCATCTTTCCCGAATTTATTGCTTGATTGTCCGTTTTCGCCCGGTTTCGCTTTAAAGATCCTGCGATAGCGAAAATCAATTAACGTGTTCATGTTGCGCGTCGCACGTAAAATAACGGCACCGCCGTGCCCGCCATCGCCACCACTCGGACCGCCCTTGGGTACATACTTTTCACGACGGAAACTGCTCATCCCGTTCCCGCCGGAACCTGATTCTATTAAAATTCTTGCGCGGTCGATAAACATCTTGTTCCGCCTCTCTTCAAAGCGCACAAAGCGCTTAATGTAATAGTTTCTGCTAAATTAATCTCATGTTACATAATTCATTCAAAAAAATCAAATAGAGGCATCTATCGCCTCTATTTGATTTTTTTGACTTCTTCAATAGCTGTCTGCAGTGCTTGTGGTGTATCCGCTTCCGCTCCCAAATCGATGTCAGGCGTAACACCATATCCGTTAATGCTGCTTCCATTCGGACTGTAATATTCTGCAATCGTCAAGCGCAGTCCCGTCTCACCGGAGACCGGCAGTACGCTTTGTACGGTTCCTTTCCCATACGTTGTCGTACCCATCAAAATACCGGTTTGGTGATCCCGAATCGCTGCTGCTAAAATCTCACTGGCGCTCGCACTGTCATGATCAATTAAAACCACAAGAGGCACGCGCTCATTGCTGCCGTTCACTTTGATAACCTCGGTTTTGCCGGAGCGCGGCACAATTCGTACCAATTCCCCCTGCGACACAAAATGATCCGCCACCGCTGTTACGGCTGCCAACGAGCCTCCCGGATTCTTGCGTAAATCCAAGATCAGACGCTGCATACCCTGATATTTTAATTCCGTCAGCGCCCGGTTTACTTCCTCCGGGGTATGTTCCGTAAACTGACCGATGCGTAAATAGCCAATCTGCTCCGCCATCATCTCATGCGTTACCGTCGGAACAGAAAACTCTTTACGTTGCAGCGTAAAATCTCGGTCTCCGTTATCACTGCGTACCGTAATCGTTACCTGCGTATTCGCGGGGCCGGTGATTTTTTCAACCGTTTTAGGCAATGGCATTCCCTTGGTGGTTTCCCCATCTACAGCAACAATATATCCGTTTACCGGAATATCCGCTGCTTCTGCGCTTCCGCCGGGCAAAACCTGAACGATGCGGGGAAACTCGCTGTCGGTTGTCAGAATGATGCCTACACCCACAAACTTGCCTTCTATGGATTTCGTAAAACGGG
The Negativicoccus succinicivorans DNA segment above includes these coding regions:
- a CDS encoding YhbY family RNA-binding protein, with the translated sequence MLTNRQKKFLQKLAMNMDPVVQIGKNGLEDTVIESARKAITKRELIKVKIHQNSPAEKDATMNTLASVLHAETVQQIGGIGVFFRAKEKDSKIELPES
- a CDS encoding TrkH family potassium uptake protein, producing the protein MNKKMKAVCALLGKVVMVFSLVMLVPFFYGICINEWIWPLFFSALITLALGILIDRNGQKITSISLSQGFVLVSFTWILASLVGALPYYMWNELPSFVDALFESVSGYTATGATVILDVDGMPRPLLLYRSMTHWFGGMGIIILLLAFLRSLGPEAANLFNAEAAINGYGQIMPRIRKYAITLWGIYCLFSAVLFGLLCLAGMPIFEALNYAMSIIATGGFAARSAGTFIYEENYVIQAIFILFMVLSGGNYGLYYLGWKKGFRLIFKDTEFRVYISILCVGALVIASTLFFKQNTTILESLMDGFFTMTSMQTGSGFAVADYDLWPPFAKTILFIAMFIGGCSGSTTGSVKVIRYIYIGKAIWAYLQQMIHPGMVKVVKYNGEAVPNKKVMVTLIFFILYILILFTSTLLVTLTGMPIMESLTGVASTLGNVGLAFGHLGPTGSYALAHPWAKVVFIVDMLLGRLELLTLLVMLHPGFWSNFLRKDKKRLQNAKKRRYL
- a CDS encoding S41 family peptidase; the protein is MKQPWNFKYLVRAVVTGTIFVILVLLATSYLLFGSVEDGVRFARVLLTVRHDYVHRPDPEQLTDGAIGGLVQSLNDPYSYYLPAGDFARFTKSIEGKFVGVGIILTTDSEFPRIVQVLPGGSAEAADIPVNGYIVAVDGETTKGMPLPKTVEKITGPANTQVTITVRSDNGDRDFTLQRKEFSVPTVTHEMMAEQIGYLRIGQFTEHTPEEVNRALTELKYQGMQRLILDLRKNPGGSLAAVTAVADHFVSQGELVRIVPRSGKTEVIKVNGSNERVPLVVLIDHDSASASEILAAAIRDHQTGILMGTTTYGKGTVQSVLPVSGETGLRLTIAEYYSPNGSSINGYGVTPDIDLGAEADTPQALQTAIEEVKKIK
- a CDS encoding CvfB family protein, which translates into the protein MNSKSAATNNVTLKENTLVTLRVARTGEMGAFLDAGTGNTSDDILLHHDQQTTSVETGDLVDVFLYHDPKGRLTASMRLPRIQPGQIAYAEVIQRTRFGAFVDLGTERGIFLPFAEMKGNLHEGDRVWVRLYEDKSGRLAVSMDVGLAMQSIAKPSEGIERGDEVTAAIYNITADGALGITPQKYLVFVHRDEWDHTILVGEMVKARVTFVRADGRLNASLRAQKETAIATDAATILAYLEARGGVMPYTDKSDPTVIRRQFNLSKSAFKRALGHLMKQEKITQDNVQTRLVE
- a CDS encoding LCP family protein, coding for MNDERIKMPKRRRKKRRGWLSRLKWIVMLLCFLLLIGTVYWFVQQKTHDNGTKELVQGTADTPIYILATGIDQSEPQTADTIMLIAVNFQKQTAAAISLLPNMGSPTEDGHVPLLKDSYRVGGIVALKEQVERSFQIFIPYYVVVDESHFASWLDTRGPVSLYVEKNMEYDDGMTTPIRLAQGYQELDGNQAIAYLRYRDSIADELGRVQRQQRFLKAYLSQLQKQYSWVNYMYTYFGWDHFTSNISAGDGAKLVYELTKIPPENVAFYIVPGESQTAGEVHYWQIDPIGSQTLIGKTLTTNMAN
- the rsfS gene encoding ribosome silencing factor, giving the protein MEIKQLTEQVVSLLESKKGKQIKVLNMDGITTLADYFILVNAGNKKHSQALADEVTKLLADNNVELLRENGYREGTWILQDFGSLIVHIFVPEERTYYDLDTMWGDAKIEQQISGDQ
- the obgE gene encoding GTPase ObgE translates to MFIDRARILIESGSGGNGMSSFRREKYVPKGGPSGGDGGHGGAVILRATRNMNTLIDFRYRRIFKAKPGENGQSSNKFGKDANDLYIDVPLGTSVYDDESDKLLADLVADGEEYVALKGGRGGRGNARFATSANRAPKFAEQGEPGQERWLRLELKVLADVGIIGYPSVGKSSLIRKVSAAKPEVAAYPFTTLTPSLGVVRLDEERQFVMADIPGLIEGASKGVGLGHQFLRHVERSKVLLHMVDVTGSEGRDPLEDVEIINTELALYSDLLPQKRQLIVANKIDVLSDIEALRTFTKIQTEKGREVFPISTVTGEGIPALLQRTWEVLQEVAMESQEEPAVIDEAIYDETPQPDFTLTRGDDAAYELHGRRIKRLVGMTNFDDDYSVLRFQKIWRYMELDEFLREQGVKQGDTVRIGEVEFTFEE
- a CDS encoding Rqc2 family fibronectin-binding protein yields the protein MNIDSLLFTKWALLAKEELQGAKLGNIRILDTSTFSLTMLLPRGTRAWQVSLQSSPRTWWSHKKPAGNNTPTNNFCMVLRKHLEGATLTEIAARYGDKWVTATFQRIEAQGKIVSKKLELELIPNAPNLVLTVDGQVIDALHRKPSSRRDLAPGQTYSEPPHSEKIFWLELTPQEILNLIGELPQELTLTQALATYFNGFSRPLTRLLNTRLQLVPEMTLAELSSASKKELMTCLATLQKLFMTQSNVYFYKHGREAWLSPFLFWEWQMDKVAEFSDPNQAFASAELFSQYEERIQRLRQRIRSMQKKERTKQQKIRREMAETDRLETDKLYGDLLSIHAYLPHEYRTKITLPNLLSDQQEDVTIPLRAEWSLAENAQLYYKRYNRLKKRKTQALPFLKKSEQNLRYLDSLAYFLEESLQAPELTDLENELDALRPKKQKNHNHRSLSTKSQPLSLNYDGYRIEIGRNNVQNETLTLKTAGPDDLWLHAKEIPGSHVIIFANPGESFTEEVITYAAQLAAYYSKAKTAPKVEVDYTFRKYIKKPQGTPPGFVHYTHQKTLLVPPQKES
- the trkA gene encoding Trk system potassium transporter TrkA, encoding MKIVIIGAGKVGYTLAQRLSEEDHDVILIDENSERIDLIRSYLEAMLMVGNGANPGLLMDIGMEDTELFVAVTDRDEVNLLSCYIAKQLGATQTIARVRAKEYILQNNNPALASLGLNLIINTEMVTANEVMQIIKMPNALDVENFANGKVRLLEIKARDNEDMLGQRIRDLEIPDKVLIVGIFRHGRMIIPNGDDTLQMLDNVFFLGERQAIEGLEEELSTTRTRIQNVLLVGAGLVGRNLAILLEKANYHVKVIEKDYERCELLSAETDNVIVINGDGTDVDLLRDEEVGDYDAIVCLTDDDKLNLLVALMARHFGVQRTLVRVGRPEYIDLMEQVGIDIVFSPRLLTSNEILRQIRKGEVLSISSFEDSKAVALELKVTEQNPLVHRPLAEINLPGTTLLAAIVRGEETIVPNGRTVCEPGDQIVLFTLPEYSDAVISYMEA
- the yqeK gene encoding bis(5'-nucleosyl)-tetraphosphatase (symmetrical) YqeK — encoded protein: MTVKTVSTKELRKKMKELLSEKRYCHSLGVAHTASVLAQQFGGDPEQAERCGLVHDCAKEMSLTEMHELLADQKQQISPMMWHMRSLLHGLAGAVYAQNNFGFTDPVELAAIAYHTTGRVAMSRLELLIFVADYIEPMREYSGVEQIRALAKTDLHKAALAGIDSTIRHLLNLGQEIYVPTVDVRNYLIRETQQA
- the nadD gene encoding nicotinate-nucleotide adenylyltransferase, coding for MPQRIGIFGGTFNPIHLGHLVIAEAAWQEYDLDKVVFVPASHPPHKQQNLDVAPDEFRYEMVRLAIADNPHFAISDVELQREGLSYTVDTLRYFHTQYPSGTEFYFIVGTDTLEQLPTWKYIDELIELCHFVSALRPHYQVNREHLTERFGDLAQTRIHYLATPQLEISATDLRRRLCTGQSVRYLIPDAVRCRLTEKRVYDC